From Paenibacillus physcomitrellae, the proteins below share one genomic window:
- a CDS encoding GerMN domain-containing protein encodes MNKKRLTIICSVLLLAVLAGCGQKPAASPAESGNANAAANNSVPVESTDAQQGAGNTPAESSTVPASDQPSTSEEPTISADAKQTETMKLYYADKDFMELQEATRDISYEASEDNAGKYKAAFEGLQQSGTSDLISLWEKVQLLSVAFADGEVTLDIHLPDEARLGADGELMALDSLQKTMFQFDEVKSIELLVDGKKLETLMGHADLLHPMTRE; translated from the coding sequence GTGAATAAGAAACGTTTGACGATTATTTGTAGTGTTCTATTATTGGCTGTACTTGCAGGCTGCGGGCAAAAACCCGCGGCCTCTCCTGCTGAGAGCGGCAATGCAAATGCTGCCGCAAACAATTCTGTGCCTGTAGAGAGTACAGATGCTCAGCAAGGAGCTGGAAATACTCCGGCCGAGAGTTCGACTGTCCCGGCGTCTGATCAGCCTTCTACATCCGAAGAGCCGACTATATCGGCAGATGCCAAACAGACTGAAACGATGAAGCTCTACTATGCAGACAAGGATTTCATGGAGCTGCAAGAGGCGACTCGTGACATCAGTTATGAAGCTTCCGAGGATAACGCGGGCAAATATAAAGCCGCTTTCGAAGGACTTCAGCAGAGCGGAACCAGCGATCTTATTTCATTATGGGAGAAAGTGCAGCTGCTCAGCGTGGCCTTTGCTGATGGCGAAGTAACGCTGGACATTCATTTGCCGGACGAAGCGCGTTTGGGCGCGGACGGTGAATTAATGGCGCTCGACTCCTTGCAGAAAACGATGTTTCAATTTGATGAAGTTAAAAGTATCGAACTGCTAGTAGACGGTAAGAAGCTTGAAACTTTGATGGGACACGCCGACCTGCTTCACCCGATGACCCGCGAATAA
- a CDS encoding S-layer homology domain-containing protein, translating to MTEEKKTSRSLKRTAATLLLTLTFMTSGVAAFAADPATPTTGTDAAAAASAANVNSAVPTLLFSDVASGFWAEKHIYKLASEGIILGDNGKFRPGDSVTQQEAITLALRFMNVTDQLTEDAAAPDKLEVSAYFKPYIALAVKEKLINPEEEAAATAEGEVWGTKPASREWIAKILVRALGREDEAASAAGKGTTFADNATISADARGYVNVAVSLELTNGVDGNRFDPLGTVTRAQIATFFSRGQAYVDQSYANVYEGVVTSIGNGKMTLYTNGTSRGFTLDSRTAYFTSASETKAAQSDIALYSKAMVIDKVGTAAYVEITDPTPQLETVEGTLLSSLSGNRLLLLVNGEPETLTYDDGTVFYDQNGQAIKPDSLANDSTIELKRETFTDERKPVIVQVKSGIVNKSSKGTVESVDTATKTITVKEESGNEDKLVLDGTVKILYQGQVMELADLKPGSVVSYTIKDNSLISLEVTQSVERTISGTLISLGNGKLLTYKKSDGSYGTPLPISKDVQVVVDGIAAPALSDLIADDNGGDQVQLTLNADGDVTKIEVLGRQAEKLSEVSVVSYDKTRKLLTVVDTDNNPYVLELDDKTAVEYNSTAPTLSGLEALLNADRKITLTHIGKRVLSVSVIYQYEGSFVGFDSASKKLKLTDSAGKTRELSFSNASLPVYIYGQASATLSSLKAGDPITAVLSSNQDAVQSINVKTSKQFEVKAVDTTNSRVTAVSDNLTQTFYVNQATLLNDNGAAIKVTDLKAGDFINVLFNGTTAATVQQVKLTYGTVTNADANSVTLKTYDGSLTTVPAAGAVKVVRDSGTSTSLATLTTSDHVVVKKAADGSTLVNVLSPLSRTYWRYDSVAKEVYVKRSTLSDTNIRFTLGANAYIHQGDTTLTVQSLQENDNIVLYFDGDKLVEIVKQ from the coding sequence ATGACGGAAGAGAAGAAAACAAGCCGAAGTTTGAAACGTACCGCAGCGACATTGCTGCTGACTTTAACCTTTATGACAAGTGGGGTGGCTGCTTTCGCAGCTGACCCGGCGACTCCAACGACTGGTACTGATGCTGCTGCTGCAGCATCAGCTGCCAATGTAAACAGCGCTGTGCCAACACTGCTTTTCAGTGATGTGGCAAGCGGTTTCTGGGCTGAGAAACATATTTATAAACTGGCTTCGGAGGGCATTATTCTGGGCGACAACGGGAAATTTCGCCCCGGTGATTCCGTAACTCAGCAGGAAGCCATTACTTTGGCGCTTCGTTTCATGAATGTGACGGATCAATTAACCGAAGACGCCGCGGCGCCTGACAAGCTTGAGGTCTCTGCTTATTTCAAACCTTACATAGCACTGGCCGTCAAAGAAAAGCTGATCAACCCGGAAGAGGAAGCGGCGGCTACAGCGGAAGGCGAAGTCTGGGGCACCAAGCCAGCTTCCCGCGAATGGATAGCCAAAATTCTTGTGCGTGCCCTGGGACGTGAAGACGAAGCTGCTTCGGCAGCCGGTAAAGGCACCACCTTTGCCGATAATGCCACCATTTCTGCTGACGCCCGCGGATATGTCAATGTGGCAGTGAGCTTGGAGCTTACGAATGGCGTGGACGGAAATCGTTTTGATCCGCTCGGTACGGTCACACGCGCGCAAATCGCTACCTTCTTTAGCCGGGGTCAGGCTTATGTCGATCAAAGTTATGCCAATGTTTACGAAGGTGTGGTTACTTCCATCGGCAACGGAAAGATGACGCTGTATACGAACGGGACAAGCCGCGGCTTTACGCTGGACAGCCGTACAGCTTATTTCACAAGTGCTTCTGAAACGAAAGCTGCCCAAAGCGACATCGCTTTGTATTCCAAAGCGATGGTTATCGACAAAGTCGGCACTGCGGCTTATGTAGAGATTACCGATCCTACCCCTCAGCTGGAGACGGTCGAAGGAACGCTGCTTAGTTCCCTAAGCGGCAATCGCTTGCTTCTGCTCGTGAACGGTGAACCGGAAACCTTAACTTATGATGATGGGACTGTGTTCTATGATCAGAACGGACAGGCGATTAAACCGGACAGCTTGGCGAATGACAGCACGATTGAGCTGAAACGCGAAACCTTTACAGATGAAAGAAAGCCGGTCATCGTACAGGTGAAATCTGGCATCGTGAATAAGTCCTCGAAAGGAACGGTAGAGTCGGTAGATACGGCGACCAAGACGATTACAGTCAAAGAGGAGTCCGGCAACGAGGATAAGCTTGTGTTGGACGGGACTGTAAAGATTCTTTATCAAGGTCAAGTGATGGAGCTTGCCGATTTGAAACCTGGATCTGTAGTGAGCTATACGATCAAGGACAACTCCCTGATCAGCCTTGAAGTGACTCAATCCGTAGAACGTACAATTAGCGGCACGCTGATCAGTCTCGGCAACGGTAAGCTGCTCACTTACAAGAAATCGGACGGTTCTTACGGGACTCCGCTTCCAATCTCGAAGGATGTTCAAGTGGTGGTCGATGGCATTGCAGCGCCAGCTCTTTCCGATCTAATTGCCGACGATAACGGCGGAGATCAGGTTCAGCTTACGCTGAATGCGGACGGAGATGTCACTAAAATTGAAGTACTTGGACGTCAAGCTGAGAAGCTGTCTGAGGTTAGCGTCGTTTCTTACGACAAAACCCGCAAGCTGCTTACGGTCGTAGATACCGATAATAATCCGTATGTGCTTGAACTGGACGATAAAACGGCAGTCGAATATAATAGTACAGCACCTACGTTGTCCGGACTGGAAGCCCTGCTGAATGCGGATCGTAAAATTACCTTGACGCATATCGGAAAACGTGTCCTTTCGGTTAGTGTTATTTACCAGTATGAAGGAAGCTTCGTAGGTTTCGATTCGGCTAGCAAGAAATTGAAGCTTACCGATTCGGCGGGCAAAACGCGTGAGCTGTCTTTCAGCAATGCTTCACTGCCTGTCTATATTTACGGCCAGGCGTCAGCTACCTTATCCAGCCTGAAAGCCGGCGACCCGATTACCGCTGTACTGAGCAGCAATCAGGATGCCGTACAGTCGATCAACGTGAAGACGAGCAAGCAGTTTGAAGTTAAGGCTGTGGATACGACTAATAGCCGGGTTACGGCCGTTTCGGACAACCTGACTCAAACCTTTTATGTGAATCAGGCGACGCTGCTTAACGACAATGGGGCTGCGATCAAAGTAACCGATCTGAAAGCGGGCGATTTTATCAATGTCCTCTTTAACGGTACAACAGCGGCAACCGTTCAGCAGGTGAAGCTGACTTATGGCACGGTTACAAATGCAGACGCTAATTCAGTAACCCTCAAAACCTATGACGGTTCGCTGACAACGGTTCCTGCTGCGGGCGCAGTTAAAGTCGTGCGTGATTCGGGAACCAGCACTTCGCTGGCAACCTTGACGACTTCGGATCATGTGGTAGTCAAAAAAGCGGCAGACGGTTCTACTTTAGTGAACGTTTTGTCGCCGTTATCCCGTACTTATTGGCGTTATGATTCCGTGGCGAAAGAAGTTTATGTTAAGAGAAGTACGCTTTCTGACACAAATATTCGCTTCACTTTAGGAGCAAATGCATATATTCACCAAGGAGACACGACTTTAACCGTGCAAAGCCTTCAAGAAAATGATAATATTGTATTGTATTTCGACGGGGACAAGCTGGTCGAGATCGTAAAACAATAA
- a CDS encoding NAD/NADP transhydrogenase alpha subunit, translating into MRCISVYTDNFEQFSDLFEEVLALQLGENDEREVEGVVVSDSGQVPEHYIERMSAKPEVVVMKDKTRGITIFQHGKVFEILLPTEEAAEIVG; encoded by the coding sequence ATGAGATGTATTTCTGTTTACACGGATAATTTTGAGCAGTTCTCCGATTTGTTTGAAGAGGTTCTGGCGCTGCAGCTTGGCGAGAACGACGAGCGTGAAGTGGAAGGCGTTGTTGTCAGCGATTCCGGCCAGGTACCCGAGCATTATATCGAGCGTATGTCCGCCAAACCAGAGGTTGTGGTGATGAAGGACAAAACAAGAGGTATTACCATTTTCCAGCATGGAAAAGTATTTGAAATTTTGCTTCCTACAGAAGAAGCGGCAGAAATCGTAGGTTAA
- a CDS encoding dynamin family protein gives MKPITEHVNAEWLQRLEPLAKQLHEEQDFQAEQIIRELIHKRMKQELVVAFCGHFSAGKSSLINKLCGKQVLPSSPLPTSANIVMIRNGVERAVLTSSDGSRNIEVPLQEAADYCRNGEDYTRVELWADLPFLGSRGVLLDTPGVDSNDAGHAMATHSALHLADVVFYVMDYNHVGSESNLTFAKTLTDYGKPLYMVVNQIDKHREEELPFDAYKRTVEQAFEVWNVKTAGIFYTSLKVERFPHNQLSALKGSMEVILADQGELLAYSTYTSAAQAVKDHLRRLSDEENEQREKLLEQAGGETDVIAMEAELERLQNGNGEDEESYRIEQLKLIGRMLDNAQLMTPTLRDLAGLYLESRSPGFKAKGWFAGGKTAAEKEKRSSDFLRALSEQTAAQVDWHVRTELRKIGQELELWDDEWEAKLDQWMPKAEESWITDALPSGAVVSGESTLRYAGAVAAGVTARFRRAAAEVIEALLAVPSPLRQRRQAAAAGRRAELEARLPAARRLAELDAAAVAREARFGALLGASVTLTSGLLPGVKDAAPPAAGAAKPGVPADGTPLAAPAGHAEAVPGAGAAPQHPGLVAARVLPPDAGDAEPSASEGIRPAGRAEGTAPAGGSVVHLPAAAEGGVSAPRKLRRRALESAARLEAAAGLLAPHPAFGTGVEELRKRAAELRRGRFTVALFGAFSAGKSSFANALLGAPVLPVSPHPTTAAIGRILAPEDGYAHETAHIQFKSAQAMEEDLAFSFSALQLGEWEPSGWLSVVKKLQADQIPAAGRAHFSFLKAAAAGWEDMSPKLGQSLVSDLEEFRHYAAEETKACFVASIDLYYSCPLTDQGVVLVDTPGADSIHARHTGVTFQYMKNSDAILFVTYYNHAFSRADKQFLAQLGRIKGSFALDKMFFIVNAADLAASEEELGQVVEHVRDGLKGAGISNPQVYALSSHQALKENSGGSLLFAALNKQDEEPAVIDSAPATGVLEASEDSRDVKQIHPSRNQALEMSSSLTEDAEGLNSRNGFARFSEQFSTFLEEDLSRLAAAAAAAELGQLNERLNRWISTAEQLLRNKEQQVDRIEQERKAFEAAVAVLKNADIRREWIQECEELLFHVVQRLRLQALDLFAEFFHPSLLQEGQGQMKRNFAIALKGWLDQTSAELERELLATSLRLERKGEQLLLREAEGWCRVNSPAFDMPLTAPAKLAVWQTVNIPEGLLGSEDMSPSAYWSYFKNPKSFFEGDGRSSLREALEKPLVLSLKKAVSEGEEIFKRHYLSVIAEKQEELAQYFLQLWKEWEDSIRNSGASEEDLKQWEIAALQLSRYCEEMEAFYK, from the coding sequence ATGAAACCGATTACAGAACATGTGAATGCGGAATGGTTGCAGAGGCTTGAACCGCTGGCGAAGCAGCTTCATGAGGAACAAGACTTTCAGGCAGAGCAGATCATTCGGGAGCTCATACATAAAAGGATGAAGCAGGAGCTTGTCGTGGCGTTCTGCGGGCATTTTTCAGCGGGTAAATCGAGTTTGATCAATAAGCTGTGCGGCAAGCAGGTGCTGCCATCGAGTCCGCTGCCGACAAGCGCTAACATCGTCATGATCCGTAACGGAGTCGAACGCGCTGTTCTGACCTCATCCGACGGGAGTCGGAACATTGAGGTTCCGCTGCAGGAGGCAGCCGATTACTGCCGCAATGGCGAAGATTATACGCGGGTTGAGCTGTGGGCGGATTTGCCGTTCCTCGGCAGCCGGGGGGTTCTGCTGGATACGCCGGGTGTTGACTCCAACGATGCTGGACATGCCATGGCTACGCATTCGGCGCTGCATTTGGCGGATGTGGTTTTTTACGTGATGGATTACAATCATGTCGGTTCGGAGAGTAATCTGACCTTTGCCAAAACGTTGACCGATTACGGAAAACCTTTATATATGGTTGTTAACCAGATTGATAAGCACAGAGAAGAGGAGCTGCCGTTTGACGCTTATAAACGGACGGTTGAGCAGGCGTTTGAAGTGTGGAATGTGAAGACGGCTGGTATTTTCTATACTTCGCTTAAGGTAGAGCGTTTTCCGCATAATCAGCTGTCAGCTTTGAAAGGAAGTATGGAAGTTATACTGGCAGATCAAGGTGAACTGCTCGCTTACAGCACCTATACGTCAGCCGCTCAGGCCGTAAAGGACCATTTGCGCCGGCTGAGCGATGAGGAGAACGAACAGCGTGAGAAGCTGCTGGAGCAGGCAGGCGGTGAGACAGATGTAATAGCCATGGAAGCTGAGCTTGAGCGGTTACAAAATGGAAATGGGGAAGACGAAGAGAGCTACAGGATCGAGCAGCTGAAGCTAATCGGGCGCATGCTGGATAATGCCCAGCTCATGACGCCGACGCTGCGGGATCTGGCAGGCTTGTATTTGGAAAGCCGTTCTCCGGGCTTTAAGGCCAAGGGTTGGTTCGCCGGGGGCAAAACAGCGGCAGAGAAAGAGAAACGGAGCAGTGACTTTCTCCGGGCGTTGTCCGAGCAGACAGCAGCACAGGTCGATTGGCATGTCCGTACCGAGCTGAGAAAGATCGGACAGGAATTGGAGCTATGGGATGACGAGTGGGAAGCCAAGCTCGATCAGTGGATGCCGAAGGCGGAGGAGAGCTGGATCACGGATGCGCTGCCGAGCGGCGCGGTCGTGTCCGGGGAATCGACGCTTCGGTATGCGGGGGCGGTCGCCGCAGGCGTTACCGCCAGATTCCGCCGCGCAGCCGCCGAGGTGATCGAGGCGCTGCTCGCGGTACCATCGCCGCTGCGGCAACGGCGGCAGGCGGCGGCAGCCGGGCGGCGCGCCGAGCTGGAGGCGCGCCTGCCCGCCGCGCGGCGTCTCGCAGAGCTTGACGCCGCAGCGGTTGCGCGCGAAGCGCGCTTCGGCGCGCTGCTGGGCGCGTCGGTGACGCTCACCTCCGGGCTGCTGCCGGGGGTGAAGGACGCTGCGCCGCCTGCGGCCGGCGCAGCAAAACCCGGCGTGCCCGCAGACGGCACGCCGCTGGCAGCGCCAGCCGGGCACGCGGAAGCGGTGCCCGGGGCAGGCGCTGCCCCGCAGCACCCGGGCCTGGTGGCCGCCCGGGTGCTGCCGCCGGATGCCGGCGATGCGGAGCCTTCCGCATCGGAGGGCATCCGGCCCGCCGGCCGCGCGGAAGGGACCGCGCCGGCCGGCGGCAGTGTCGTCCACCTTCCCGCTGCCGCGGAAGGTGGCGTTTCCGCGCCGCGCAAGCTGCGGCGGCGCGCGCTGGAGTCGGCCGCGCGGCTGGAAGCCGCGGCCGGGCTGCTGGCTCCTCACCCCGCCTTCGGGACGGGGGTGGAGGAGCTGCGCAAGCGGGCCGCAGAGCTGCGCCGCGGCCGGTTCACGGTTGCGCTGTTCGGCGCGTTCAGCGCAGGCAAATCCTCGTTCGCCAACGCTTTGCTCGGCGCTCCGGTGCTGCCGGTATCGCCGCATCCGACTACGGCGGCGATCGGGCGGATTCTGGCGCCGGAAGACGGATATGCCCATGAAACGGCTCATATCCAATTTAAGTCGGCTCAGGCGATGGAGGAGGATCTCGCTTTTTCGTTCTCCGCTTTACAGTTGGGCGAATGGGAGCCTTCGGGCTGGCTATCCGTCGTTAAGAAGCTGCAAGCCGATCAAATTCCGGCGGCCGGCCGGGCTCATTTCAGCTTCCTCAAAGCCGCGGCGGCAGGCTGGGAGGACATGTCTCCGAAGCTGGGGCAATCTCTTGTGTCTGATCTTGAGGAGTTCAGGCATTATGCGGCTGAAGAAACGAAAGCCTGCTTTGTGGCTTCCATTGATTTATATTACAGCTGCCCGTTAACCGATCAGGGTGTGGTGCTGGTGGATACGCCGGGGGCGGATTCCATCCACGCCAGACATACGGGCGTCACCTTTCAATATATGAAAAATTCGGACGCTATTTTGTTTGTTACCTACTATAATCATGCTTTCTCCAGAGCGGATAAACAGTTCCTGGCTCAATTAGGCCGGATTAAAGGGAGTTTTGCACTCGATAAAATGTTCTTTATCGTGAACGCTGCGGATTTGGCCGCCTCGGAGGAAGAGCTGGGGCAGGTGGTAGAACATGTACGGGACGGCCTGAAGGGTGCCGGAATCTCTAATCCTCAGGTTTATGCTTTATCCAGTCACCAGGCGCTGAAAGAGAACAGCGGAGGTTCACTCCTGTTTGCGGCCCTGAACAAACAGGATGAGGAACCAGCCGTTATAGATAGCGCTCCTGCTACAGGTGTTTTGGAAGCTTCCGAAGACAGCAGAGACGTCAAGCAGATTCATCCTTCCCGAAATCAGGCCTTGGAAATGAGTTCCAGCCTTACGGAAGATGCGGAAGGATTGAATTCACGAAACGGCTTTGCCCGTTTCAGTGAACAATTTTCCACTTTCCTGGAGGAGGATCTCAGCCGTCTGGCCGCGGCTGCTGCGGCAGCCGAATTGGGGCAGCTGAACGAACGGCTGAACCGGTGGATCAGCACGGCTGAGCAGCTGCTTCGGAACAAGGAACAGCAGGTGGATCGGATCGAACAGGAGCGAAAGGCTTTCGAAGCTGCAGTTGCCGTACTGAAAAATGCGGACATCCGCCGTGAATGGATTCAGGAATGCGAAGAGCTTCTGTTCCATGTCGTTCAAAGATTACGGCTGCAGGCTCTGGACCTCTTCGCCGAGTTCTTCCATCCGTCTCTGCTGCAGGAAGGGCAAGGTCAGATGAAACGCAATTTCGCTATCGCCCTCAAGGGCTGGCTGGACCAAACCTCAGCCGAGCTTGAGCGGGAGCTGCTTGCGACTTCCCTCCGCCTCGAGCGCAAAGGAGAGCAGCTGCTGCTCCGCGAAGCGGAAGGCTGGTGCCGTGTGAACAGTCCGGCCTTTGATATGCCGCTGACAGCTCCGGCAAAGCTTGCGGTTTGGCAAACGGTGAATATTCCTGAAGGGCTGCTTGGCTCCGAGGACATGTCCCCGTCCGCTTATTGGTCTTATTTCAAGAATCCTAAGTCTTTCTTTGAAGGGGACGGCCGGTCTTCGCTTCGCGAGGCGCTGGAGAAACCGCTTGTCCTCAGCTTGAAGAAAGCGGTAAGCGAAGGCGAGGAGATTTTTAAGCGTCATTACTTGAGTGTTATTGCGGAGAAACAAGAAGAACTGGCCCAATATTTCCTGCAATTATGGAAGGAATGGGAGGACAGTATCCGAAATTCCGGGGCTTCAGAAGAAGACTTGAAGCAAT
- the nth gene encoding endonuclease III yields the protein MNAAGVRHILDTIEGMFPDADCELVHANAFELTIAVLLSAQCTDATVNKVTADLFQKYKTPADYVAVPLEELEQDIRRIGLYRNKAKHIQNLCRILMEQYGGEVPSEHDELVKLPGVGRKTANVVVSNAFGVPAIAVDTHVERVSKRLGLAGWKDSVLEVEKKLMKQVPREEWTLTHHRLIFFGRYHCKAQNPKCQVCPLLDVCREGKKRMKTAKVRNDKENNSK from the coding sequence ATGAATGCAGCAGGTGTCAGACATATATTGGATACGATCGAAGGCATGTTTCCGGATGCGGACTGTGAATTGGTCCATGCCAATGCGTTTGAATTGACGATAGCTGTCCTGCTCTCAGCCCAGTGTACGGATGCAACGGTGAACAAAGTAACCGCCGATTTGTTTCAGAAATACAAAACGCCGGCGGATTACGTGGCGGTGCCGCTTGAGGAATTGGAGCAGGACATCCGTAGAATCGGGTTATATCGGAACAAAGCCAAACATATTCAAAATTTGTGCCGGATTTTGATGGAACAATATGGCGGCGAGGTACCGAGCGAACACGATGAGCTTGTCAAATTGCCGGGGGTAGGCCGCAAGACGGCAAACGTTGTTGTCTCCAATGCTTTCGGGGTGCCGGCGATCGCTGTAGACACCCATGTAGAACGCGTCAGCAAACGGCTGGGATTGGCCGGCTGGAAAGACTCTGTACTTGAAGTAGAGAAGAAGCTGATGAAACAGGTGCCGAGGGAGGAATGGACACTTACACACCACCGGTTGATCTTTTTTGGCCGGTATCACTGCAAAGCGCAAAATCCGAAGTGTCAGGTCTGCCCTCTCCTGGATGTGTGCAGGGAAGGCAAAAAGCGTATGAAAACAGCAAAAGTCAGAAATGATAAAGAAAACAATTCCAAATGA
- a CDS encoding N-acetylmuramoyl-L-alanine amidase family protein: MKKFGFLIILFLSVLAFPLTGHAASKATHILLDGNEIDLSADRQVQVVNNSVMIPIRVVVEELGFNVDWNSKTGTVTIQQSGNVITLLTNGNTATVNGQSFKLTAPAFAKNGTTFVPVRFVSEQMGLTVDWNNLTKTVSLTTTNSGSGSGSLPGGNSGGSGSVVVPDPSSNLVSLTGLSYSDNRLILAVDGQVSPKTSTLTNPDRIVIDLPNVKFASDFASRFPLDSHQTGTVPVTSYPDVSQIRYSLFNSQPSTIRIVLDLNYAKGFEMTNANDGLVIIDLNKGTAPGASTPATPGSNGKKLVVIDAGHGGSDPGAISVNGRKEKDFNLAVVLKVEKLLKNEPNIDYVLTRSGDTYPTLSDRTNLANKLKADAFVSVHGNSGPSSASGVETYYTRSGSSQTFANIMHKYLVKATGLPDRKVRQESLHVTRETTMPAVLLECGFLSNKGDEAKMYSAAFQQKVAEGIVAGIKEFLGVK, from the coding sequence ATGAAGAAATTTGGCTTTTTAATCATTTTGTTTTTAAGCGTGTTGGCTTTTCCATTAACAGGACATGCTGCTTCCAAGGCAACACACATTCTCCTGGACGGGAATGAGATTGACTTGAGTGCGGACAGGCAGGTCCAGGTGGTCAACAACAGCGTAATGATCCCGATTCGTGTCGTCGTAGAGGAACTTGGGTTTAATGTGGATTGGAACAGCAAGACAGGCACGGTAACCATACAGCAGTCTGGCAATGTCATCACATTGTTAACGAACGGCAATACAGCTACCGTTAATGGACAATCTTTCAAGTTAACCGCTCCAGCTTTCGCCAAGAACGGAACTACCTTTGTTCCGGTTCGCTTCGTCAGTGAACAGATGGGATTAACTGTAGATTGGAACAATTTGACCAAAACCGTAAGTCTGACCACAACGAATTCGGGCAGCGGCAGCGGTTCTTTACCAGGTGGAAATTCCGGAGGCAGCGGATCGGTAGTTGTACCTGACCCGAGCTCCAATCTGGTGTCTTTAACCGGACTCAGCTACAGCGATAACCGGCTTATCCTGGCTGTAGATGGACAAGTCAGCCCGAAAACATCGACGCTGACCAATCCGGATCGGATTGTCATTGATCTGCCGAACGTTAAATTCGCATCGGATTTCGCTTCTCGCTTTCCTTTGGACAGCCATCAAACAGGGACGGTTCCTGTAACTAGCTATCCGGACGTTTCGCAAATCCGCTATTCCTTGTTTAACAGCCAGCCTTCCACGATTCGGATTGTACTCGACCTGAATTATGCCAAAGGGTTTGAAATGACCAATGCCAATGATGGTCTGGTGATTATCGATCTGAATAAGGGGACTGCTCCTGGGGCATCCACCCCGGCTACTCCCGGCAGCAACGGGAAGAAACTGGTTGTTATTGATGCAGGACACGGCGGTTCTGATCCAGGTGCAATCAGTGTGAACGGAAGAAAAGAAAAAGATTTCAATTTGGCCGTTGTGCTTAAAGTCGAGAAGTTGCTAAAAAATGAGCCGAACATCGACTATGTGTTGACCCGCAGCGGCGACACTTACCCGACATTGTCTGACCGTACTAATTTGGCCAACAAATTGAAGGCGGACGCCTTTGTATCGGTTCACGGCAATAGTGGGCCTTCCTCCGCCTCCGGGGTTGAAACGTATTATACACGCAGCGGTTCCAGCCAAACCTTTGCCAACATCATGCACAAATATCTGGTAAAGGCAACGGGACTTCCAGACCGCAAGGTCCGCCAGGAAAGCCTTCATGTGACAAGGGAAACAACCATGCCGGCAGTATTGCTGGAATGCGGTTTCCTCAGCAATAAAGGCGACGAGGCCAAAATGTACAGCGCGGCTTTCCAGCAGAAGGTCGCGGAAGGTATTGTAGCCGGCATCAAAGAGTTTCTTGGTGTTAAGTAA